One stretch of Lemur catta isolate mLemCat1 chromosome 2, mLemCat1.pri, whole genome shotgun sequence DNA includes these proteins:
- the ELFN1 gene encoding protein ELFN1, whose amino-acid sequence MAGRGWGALWVCVAAAALLHAGGVARGDCWLIEGDKGFVWLAICSQNQPPYEAIPQQINSTIVDLRLNENRIRSVQYASLSRFGNLTYLNLTKNEIGYIEDGAFSGQFNLQVLQLGYNRLRNLTEGMLRGLGKLEYLYLQANLIEVVMASSFWECPNIVNIDLSMNRIQQLSSGTFAGLAKLSVCELYSNPFYCSCELLGFLRWLAAFTNATQTYDRMQCESPPVYSGYFLLGQGRHGHRSILSKLQSVCTEDSYVAEVVGPRPVPGRSQPGRSPPPPPPEPSDLPCADDECFSGDGTTPLVALPTLATQAEARPLMKVKQLTQNSATITVQLPSPFNRMYTLEHFNNSKPSTVSRLTKAQEEIRLTNLYTLTNYTYCVVSSSSGLLHNHTCLTICLPKPPSPPGPAPSPSTATHYIMTILGCLFGMVLVLGAVYHCLRRRRRQEEKHKKAASAAAAGSLKKTIIELRYGPEMEAPGLAPLSQGPLLGPEAVTRIPYLPAAASDVEPYKLVEGGETPKATKGNYIEVRTGEQPERRDCEKGRQGPDGQTSVTEISTIAKEVDKVNQIINNCIDALKSESTSFQGKSGAVSTAEPQLVLLSEPLAGKHGFLSPPFKDAFGHGLQRHHSVEAAGPPRAGSSAGGSVRSPRPFRAEAAGAHKAAGAEAKYVEKSSPGADAILTVTPAAAVLRAEAEKGRAYGEHRHSYPGSHPEPPAPPVPPPPLEGLGGRKASILEPLTRPRPRDLAYSQLSPQYHNLSYTSSPEYTCRASQSIWERFRLSRRRHKDDEEFMAAGHALRKKVQFAKDEDLHDILDYWKGVSAQHKS is encoded by the coding sequence ATGGCCGGGCGCGGGTGGGGTGCCCTGTGGGTGTGCGTGGCGGCCGCTGCCCTGCTGCACGCGGGGGGGGTGGCCCGCGGAGACTGCTGGCTGATCGAGGGCGACAAGGGCTTCGTGTGGCTGGCCATCTGCAGCCAGAACCAGCCGCCTTACGAGGCCATCCCGCAGCAGATCAACAGCACCATCGTGGACCTGCGGCTCAACGAGAACCGCATCCGCAGCGTGCAGTACGCCTCGCTGAGCCGCTTCGGCAACCTCACGTACCTCAACCTCACCAAGAACGAGATCGGCTACATCGAGGACGGGGCCTTCTCCGGCCAGTTCAACCTGCAGGTGCTGCAGCTGGGCTACAACCGGCTGCGCAACCTGACGGAGGGCATGCTCCGCGGCCTGGGCAAGCTGGAGTACCTGTACCTGCAGGCCAACCTCATCGAGGTGGTCATGGCCAGCAGCTTCTGGGAGTGCCCCAACATCGTCAACATCGACCTGTCCATGAACCGCATCCAGCAGCTGAGCAGCGGCACCTTCGCGGGCCTGGCCAAGCTGTCCGTGTGCGAGCTGTACAGCAACCCCTTCTACTGCTCCTGCGAGCTGCTGGGCTTCCTGCGCTGGCTGGCGGCCTTCACCAACGCCACGCAGACCTACGACCGCATGCAGTGCGAGTCGCCACCCGTCTACTCCGGCTACTTCCTCCTGGGCCAGGGCCGCCACGGCCACCGCAGCATCCTCAGCAAACTGCAGTCCGTCTGCACCGAGGACTCCTACGTGGCCGAAGTGGTGGGGCCCCGCCCGGTGCCGGGCCGTTCACAGCCGGGCCGCTCACCGCCCCCTCCGCCGCCAGAGCCCAGCGACTTGCCCTGCGCCGACGATGAGTGCTTCTCTGGGGACGGCACCACACCGCTGGTGGCCCTGCCCACGCTGGCCACCCAGGCCGAGGCCCGTCCCCTCATGAAGGTCAAGCAACTGACGCAGAACTCGGCCACCATCACCGTCCAGCTGCCCAGCCCGTTCAACCGCATGTACACCCTGGAGCACTTCAACAACAGCAAGCCGTCCACCGTGTCCAGGCTGACCAAGGCGCAGGAGGAGATCCGCCTGACCAACCTGTACACGCTCACCAACTACACCTACTGCGTGGTGTCCAGCAGCTCGGGGCTGCTGCACAACCACACCTGCCTCACCATCTGCCTGCCCAAGCCGCCCAGCCCGCCGGGCCCCGCGCCCAGCCCCTCCACGGCCACCCACTACATCATGACCATCCTGGGCTGCCTCTTCGGCATGGTGCTGGTGCTGGGCGCCGTGTACCACTGCCTGCGCAGGCGGCGGCGCCAGGAGGAGAAGCACAAGAAGGCGGCCTCCGCGGCCGCGGCCGGCAGCCTGAAAAAGACCATCATCGAGCTCAGGTACGGGCCGGAGATGGAGGCGCCCGGCCTGGCCCCGCTGTCCCAGGGCCCGCTGCTGGGCCCCGAGGCTGTGACCCGCATCCCGTACCTGCCGGCAGCCGCCAGCGATGTGGAGCCGTACAAGCTGGTGGAGGGTGGCGAGACGCCCAAAGCCACCAAGGGCAACTACATCGAGGTGCGCACAGGGGAGCAGCCGGAACGCAGGGACTGTGAGAAGGGCCGGCAGGGTCCCGATGGCCAGACCTCGGTGACCGAAATCTCCACCATCGCCAAGGAGGTGGACAAGGTCAACCAGATCATCAACAACTGCATCGACGCCCTCAAGTCTGAGTCCACCTCCTTCCAGGGCAAGTCCGGGGCCGTGTCCACGGCGGAGCCGCAGCTGGTGCTGCTGTCCGAGCCGCTGGCGGGCAAGCACGGCTTCCTGTCGCCGCCCTTCAAGGACGCGTTCGGCCACGGCCTGCAGCGGCACCACAGCGTGGAGGCGGCCGGGCCCCCGCGCGCCGGCAGCTCCGCAGGCGGCTCCGTGCGCAGCCCCCGCCCCTTCCGCGCCGAGGCCGCCGGCGCGCACAAAGCCGCGGGCGCGGAGGCCAAGTACGTGGAGAAGAGCTCGCCGGGGGCCGACGCCATCCTCACGGTGACGCCCGCGGCCGCCGTGCTGCGGGCCGAGGCGGAGAAGGGCCGCGCGTACGGCGAGCACCGGCACTCGTACCCCGGCTCCCACCCCGAGCCGCCCGCGCCGCCCGTGCCCCCGCCGCCGCTCGAGGGCCTGGGCGGCCGCAAGGCGTCCATCCTGGAGCCGCTGACGCGGCCGCGGCCGCGCGACCTGGCCTACTCGCAGCTGTCCCCGCAGTACCACAACCTGAGCTACACCTCCAGCCCCGAGTACACCTGCCGGGCGTCCCAGAGCATCTGGGAGCGCTTCAGACTGAGCCGCCGGCGGCACAAGGACGACGAGGAGTTCATGGCTGCGGGCCACGCCCTGCGCAAGAAGGTCCAGTTCGCCAAGGACGAGGACCTGCACGACATCCTGGACTACTGGAAGGGCGTGTCCGCCCAGCACAAGTCCtga